One Corynebacterium appendicis CIP 107643 DNA window includes the following coding sequences:
- a CDS encoding fructosamine kinase family protein translates to MSDAFVKQGSAPGAAAAEAAYLRWLREGSDAVVEVLGLDEDANTVTIERVVSARPSADAAKEAGRELAAIHAMGADAFGAPADGWDGPNFIGRAQQECTPTERWGEFYTEQRVLPFAEKAHTRGNLDAAGLDTVQRACDALLAEDEDAPLARIHGDLWTGNLLFSTTGPRFIDPAAHGGHPLTDIAMLELFGAPHLRSLIDGYLASGGSLGDASGGDWERRIPVHQLHPLAVHAYTHGPSYGSALVRAAEETLRVVG, encoded by the coding sequence ATGTCTGACGCATTCGTGAAGCAGGGCAGCGCGCCGGGCGCCGCCGCAGCTGAGGCGGCGTACCTGCGTTGGCTGCGGGAGGGCTCCGACGCGGTAGTGGAGGTTTTAGGCCTCGACGAAGACGCCAACACGGTCACCATCGAGCGTGTCGTCAGCGCCCGCCCGAGCGCTGACGCCGCCAAGGAGGCCGGGCGCGAGCTCGCCGCCATTCACGCGATGGGTGCGGACGCATTCGGCGCGCCCGCCGACGGCTGGGACGGCCCCAATTTCATCGGGCGCGCGCAGCAGGAATGCACGCCGACAGAACGTTGGGGGGAGTTCTACACCGAGCAACGCGTCCTGCCGTTCGCAGAGAAGGCCCACACGAGAGGCAACCTGGACGCGGCAGGCTTAGACACGGTCCAGCGCGCGTGCGACGCTCTACTCGCGGAGGACGAGGACGCACCGCTCGCGCGCATTCACGGCGATCTATGGACGGGCAACCTCCTGTTTTCAACGACCGGCCCGCGGTTCATCGACCCGGCCGCGCACGGCGGCCACCCGCTGACGGACATCGCGATGCTCGAGCTCTTCGGCGCACCGCACCTGCGCTCGCTTATCGACGGCTACCTCGCCTCCGGAGGATCCTTGGGCGATGCCTCCGGCGGCGACTGGGAACGGCGCATCCCGGTCCACCAGCTCCACCCGCTCGCCGTCCACGCCTACACCCACGGACCCAGCTACGGATCTGCGCTGGTCCGCGCGGCGGAGGAGACGCTGCGCGTCGTCGGTTAA
- the nrdI gene encoding class Ib ribonucleoside-diphosphate reductase assembly flavoprotein NrdI produces MLVVYFSSATGNTHSFVDKLGLPSARIPLRRSDAPLKVHEPYVLVCPTYGGGVSLTHENVRPVPAQVIRFLNDEANRKLLRGVIAAGNSNFGPDFCKAGDVIAEKTGVPYLYRFELMGSEEDVEKVRENLVAGVDKLGLEPLTAQEREVMEARRAETSESELRLARLRERYHAV; encoded by the coding sequence ATGTTGGTCGTTTACTTTTCTTCCGCGACGGGCAATACCCACAGCTTTGTGGACAAGCTCGGTCTGCCGAGTGCACGGATTCCGCTCCGGAGGAGTGACGCGCCGCTGAAAGTTCACGAGCCGTACGTGCTGGTGTGCCCGACCTACGGCGGCGGGGTGTCGTTGACGCACGAGAATGTGCGGCCGGTGCCGGCGCAGGTGATCCGTTTCTTGAACGACGAGGCGAACCGGAAGCTGCTGCGCGGCGTGATCGCCGCGGGGAACTCGAATTTCGGCCCGGATTTCTGCAAGGCGGGCGACGTCATCGCTGAAAAGACGGGTGTGCCGTATCTGTACCGCTTCGAGCTGATGGGCTCGGAGGAGGACGTGGAGAAGGTCCGCGAGAACTTGGTGGCGGGCGTCGATAAGCTCGGCCTTGAACCGCTGACCGCGCAGGAGCGTGAGGTGATGGAGGCGCGTCGGGCGGAGACGTCGGAAAGTGAACTGCGTCTCGCCCGGCTGCGCGAGCGCTACCACGCTGTGTAG
- the ykgO gene encoding type B 50S ribosomal protein L36: MKVRKSLRSLKNKPGAQVVRRRGKVYVINKKDPRFKARQG; encoded by the coding sequence ATGAAGGTCCGTAAGTCCCTTCGGTCGCTGAAGAACAAGCCGGGCGCTCAGGTTGTCCGCCGCCGTGGCAAGGTCTACGTGATCAACAAGAAGGATCCGCGTTTCAAGGCACGCCAGGGCTAA
- a CDS encoding methylated-DNA--[protein]-cysteine S-methyltransferase, with protein MDELQFHQIDSPIGRIGLVVSQAGVAKVLFESDGIDAERDRIGAKAVVPLAAHQLKEYFAGRRREFTVPLDYRFATDFRGQVLRELARVPYGETTTYRELAGKVGNPKAVRAIGGACANNPLPLLVPCHRVLRADGGLGGYRGSSETKRFLLELEGIDV; from the coding sequence ATGGACGAGCTGCAGTTTCACCAGATCGATTCCCCGATCGGCCGGATCGGGTTGGTGGTGTCGCAGGCGGGGGTTGCCAAGGTGCTGTTCGAGTCCGACGGGATCGACGCTGAACGCGACCGCATCGGGGCAAAGGCTGTGGTCCCGCTCGCCGCGCACCAGTTGAAGGAGTATTTCGCGGGGCGCCGACGCGAGTTCACGGTGCCTTTGGACTACCGTTTCGCCACCGACTTCCGCGGGCAGGTTCTGCGGGAGCTCGCACGCGTGCCGTACGGGGAGACCACGACGTACCGCGAGCTCGCCGGCAAGGTCGGCAACCCGAAGGCGGTGCGCGCCATCGGCGGAGCGTGCGCGAATAACCCGCTGCCGCTTCTCGTCCCGTGCCACCGCGTGCTGCGCGCGGACGGCGGGCTCGGCGGGTACCGTGGCAGCTCCGAAACAAAGCGATTCCTACTCGAATTGGAGGGCATCGATGTCTGA
- the nrdE gene encoding class 1b ribonucleoside-diphosphate reductase subunit alpha: MTDTVGKTVAEPVSQTEQLDYHALNALLNLYDENGQIQFDKDREAANQFFLQHVNQNTVYFHDLEEKMDYLVENKYYEPETIEKYDWEFVKSTFKRAYSYKFRFKSFLGAYKYYTSYTLKTFDGRRYLERFEDRVSMTALFLADGNEALASALVDEIMTGRFQPATPTFLNAGKAQRGELVSCFLLRVEDNMESIGRAINSSLQLSKRGGGVALLLSNIREAGAPIKHIENQSSGVIPVMKLLEDSFSYANQLGARQGAGAVYLNAHHPDILRFLDTKRENADEKIRIKTLSLGVVIPDITFELAKRNDDMYLFSPYDVERVYGVPFADISVTEKYEEMVEDPRIRKSKINARQFFQTIAEIQFESGYPYIMFEDTANRANPVKIGRVNMSNLCSEILQVNTPSVLNDDLTYKELGNDISCNLGSLNIAMSMDSDDFSKTVETAIRGLTAVADKTSIDSVPPVREGNDASHAIGLGQMNLHGYLGREHIHYGSEEGLDFTNAYFASVLYECLKASHTIAVEKGEAFEGFERSEYATGEFFDRYNPEDFQPKTEKVKAIFANSSAQPPSAEQWAQLKADIARDGIYNRYLQAVPPTGSISYINNSTSSIHPIASKIEIRKEGKIGRVYYPAPHMDNENIDYFTDAYEIGYEKIIDTYAVATKYVDQGLSLTLFFKDTVTTRDLNRAQIYAWRKGIKTLYYIRLRQMALEGTEIEGCVSCML, from the coding sequence GTGACCGACACTGTGGGGAAGACCGTAGCTGAGCCGGTGAGCCAGACCGAACAGCTGGATTACCACGCGCTGAACGCGCTTTTGAACCTGTACGACGAGAACGGCCAGATCCAGTTCGACAAAGACCGTGAGGCGGCGAACCAGTTCTTCCTGCAGCACGTCAACCAGAACACCGTCTACTTCCACGACCTGGAAGAGAAGATGGACTACCTTGTCGAGAACAAGTACTACGAGCCGGAGACGATCGAGAAGTACGACTGGGAGTTCGTGAAGTCCACGTTCAAGCGCGCGTACTCCTACAAGTTCCGCTTCAAGTCCTTCCTCGGCGCGTACAAGTACTACACCTCGTACACGCTGAAGACGTTCGACGGGCGCCGCTACCTGGAGCGCTTCGAGGACCGTGTGTCGATGACGGCGCTGTTCCTCGCCGACGGCAACGAGGCTCTGGCGTCCGCGCTGGTCGACGAGATCATGACGGGCCGTTTCCAGCCGGCCACCCCGACGTTTTTGAATGCGGGTAAGGCGCAGCGCGGCGAGCTCGTGTCCTGCTTCCTGCTGCGCGTCGAGGACAACATGGAGTCCATCGGCCGTGCGATCAACTCCTCGCTGCAGCTGTCCAAGCGAGGCGGCGGCGTGGCGCTGCTGCTCAGCAATATCCGTGAGGCGGGCGCGCCGATCAAGCACATCGAGAACCAGTCGTCCGGCGTCATCCCCGTGATGAAGCTTTTGGAGGACTCCTTCTCCTACGCCAACCAGCTCGGTGCTCGCCAGGGCGCCGGCGCGGTGTATCTGAATGCGCACCACCCGGACATCCTCCGCTTCCTCGACACCAAGCGCGAGAATGCGGACGAGAAGATCCGCATCAAGACGCTCTCGCTCGGCGTGGTCATCCCGGACATCACCTTCGAGCTGGCCAAGCGCAACGACGACATGTACCTGTTCTCCCCGTACGACGTCGAGCGCGTCTACGGCGTCCCGTTCGCGGACATCTCGGTCACCGAGAAGTACGAGGAGATGGTCGAGGACCCGCGCATCCGCAAGTCCAAGATCAACGCCCGCCAGTTCTTCCAGACCATCGCGGAGATCCAGTTTGAGTCCGGCTACCCGTACATCATGTTCGAGGACACGGCGAATAGGGCGAACCCGGTCAAGATCGGCCGCGTGAACATGTCCAACCTGTGTTCCGAGATCCTCCAGGTCAACACCCCGTCGGTGCTCAACGACGACTTGACGTACAAGGAGTTGGGCAACGATATCTCCTGTAACCTCGGTTCGCTCAATATCGCGATGTCGATGGATTCGGATGATTTCTCGAAGACGGTGGAGACCGCGATCCGAGGCCTGACCGCGGTGGCGGACAAGACCTCCATCGACTCCGTGCCGCCCGTGCGCGAGGGCAACGACGCGTCACACGCCATCGGCCTCGGCCAGATGAACTTGCACGGCTATCTCGGCCGCGAGCACATCCACTACGGCTCCGAGGAAGGCTTGGACTTCACCAACGCGTACTTCGCATCCGTCCTCTATGAATGCCTCAAGGCGTCCCACACAATCGCCGTGGAAAAGGGCGAGGCTTTCGAAGGCTTCGAGCGCTCCGAGTACGCCACCGGCGAGTTCTTCGACCGCTACAACCCGGAGGATTTCCAGCCGAAGACGGAGAAGGTCAAGGCGATCTTCGCCAATTCTTCCGCGCAGCCGCCGAGCGCGGAGCAGTGGGCGCAGCTCAAGGCGGACATCGCGCGCGACGGCATCTACAACCGCTACCTGCAGGCTGTCCCGCCGACCGGCTCGATCTCCTACATCAACAACTCGACCTCGTCGATCCACCCGATCGCGTCCAAGATCGAGATCCGCAAGGAAGGCAAGATCGGCCGCGTCTACTACCCGGCGCCGCACATGGACAACGAGAACATCGACTACTTCACCGACGCCTACGAGATCGGCTACGAGAAGATCATCGACACCTACGCGGTGGCCACGAAGTACGTCGACCAGGGCCTGTCTTTGACCTTGTTCTTCAAGGACACGGTGACCACCCGCGATCTCAACCGCGCACAGATCTACGCGTGGCGCAAGGGCATCAAGACGCTCTACTACATCCGCCTGCGCCAGATGGCGCTCGAAGGCACCGAGATCGAAGGCTGCGTGTCCTGCATGCTGTAA
- the ctaD gene encoding aa3-type cytochrome oxidase subunit I — protein sequence MTAVAPRLDNTAGTDVVAPVRPEPTGKARKGTRFYDLLTTTDHKQLGIFYIIMSFVWFFVGGLMALLIRAELFSPGLQFLSNEQFNQLFTLHGTVMLLAFGTPIVWGFANFVLPLQVGAPDVAFPRLNSFGFWITQAGVLAMLAGFLTPGGAADFGWTMYLPLADAIHTPGVGADLWILGVGATGIGTLASAINMVSTILTLRAPGLTMFRLPVFTWTIFVASIMALMIFPLLTAAALGVLYDRKLGGHIFDPANGGAILWQHLFWFFGHPEVYVLALPFFGIISEVVPVFSRKPIFGYIGLVFATLAIGGLSMAVWAHHMYATGAILLPFFSFMTFLIAVPTGVKFFNWVGTMWNGHLTFETPMIWAMGFLATFLFGGLTGIMLASPPLDFQLHDSYFVVAHFHYTLFGTVVFASCAGVYFWFPKMTGRMLDETLGKWHFWLTFIGFNTTFLIQHWLGNMGMPRRYADYLDSDGFTLFNQISTVGALILGIAFLPFIWNVYKSWRYGEVVTVDDPWGYGNSLEWATSCPPPGHNFESLPRIRSERPAFELHYPHMVETMRREAHTGHHDPRSEATTPGETDGRAVRTETEAVTTVRPAEGRGPASGSTKVTD from the coding sequence ATGACTGCTGTGGCACCACGGCTCGACAACACGGCTGGGACCGACGTTGTCGCCCCGGTCCGGCCGGAGCCGACCGGAAAGGCACGTAAAGGTACCCGCTTTTACGACCTGTTGACCACGACAGACCACAAACAGCTGGGCATCTTCTACATCATCATGTCCTTCGTGTGGTTCTTTGTCGGTGGCCTTATGGCACTGCTCATCCGCGCGGAGCTCTTCTCCCCGGGTCTGCAGTTCCTGTCCAACGAACAGTTCAACCAGCTGTTCACCCTTCACGGAACAGTGATGCTGCTGGCGTTCGGTACCCCGATCGTCTGGGGCTTCGCCAACTTCGTGCTGCCGCTGCAGGTCGGCGCACCCGATGTGGCCTTCCCGCGCCTGAACTCCTTCGGTTTCTGGATCACCCAGGCCGGTGTTTTGGCGATGCTCGCCGGCTTTCTCACCCCGGGCGGCGCAGCCGACTTCGGCTGGACCATGTACCTGCCGCTGGCTGACGCGATCCACACACCGGGTGTGGGCGCTGACCTGTGGATCCTGGGTGTCGGTGCGACCGGTATCGGTACCCTGGCGTCCGCCATCAACATGGTCTCCACCATCCTGACGCTGCGTGCGCCGGGCCTGACTATGTTCCGCCTGCCGGTGTTCACCTGGACCATCTTCGTCGCGTCCATCATGGCGCTGATGATCTTCCCGCTGCTGACCGCGGCTGCTCTCGGTGTGCTGTACGACCGTAAGCTCGGCGGCCACATTTTCGACCCGGCTAACGGCGGCGCCATCCTGTGGCAGCACCTGTTCTGGTTCTTCGGCCACCCGGAGGTCTACGTCCTCGCACTGCCGTTCTTCGGCATCATCTCCGAGGTCGTTCCGGTCTTCTCCCGTAAGCCGATCTTCGGCTACATCGGCCTGGTCTTCGCGACCCTGGCTATTGGTGGCCTGTCCATGGCTGTCTGGGCGCACCACATGTACGCCACCGGTGCAATCCTGCTGCCGTTCTTCTCGTTCATGACCTTCCTGATCGCGGTTCCGACCGGCGTGAAGTTCTTCAACTGGGTTGGCACGATGTGGAACGGCCACCTGACCTTCGAGACGCCGATGATCTGGGCGATGGGCTTCCTGGCTACCTTCCTCTTCGGTGGTCTGACCGGCATCATGCTGGCCTCCCCGCCGCTGGACTTCCAGCTGCACGACTCCTACTTCGTCGTCGCGCACTTCCACTACACCCTGTTCGGTACTGTGGTCTTCGCTTCCTGCGCCGGCGTGTACTTCTGGTTCCCGAAGATGACGGGCCGCATGCTCGACGAGACCCTGGGCAAGTGGCACTTCTGGCTGACCTTCATCGGCTTCAACACGACCTTCCTGATCCAGCACTGGCTGGGCAACATGGGCATGCCGCGCCGTTACGCCGACTACCTGGACTCTGACGGCTTCACGCTGTTCAACCAGATCTCCACTGTCGGCGCGCTGATCCTAGGCATCGCGTTCCTGCCGTTCATCTGGAACGTGTACAAGTCCTGGCGCTACGGCGAGGTCGTCACTGTCGACGATCCGTGGGGCTACGGCAACTCCCTTGAGTGGGCGACCTCGTGCCCGCCTCCGGGACACAACTTCGAGTCCCTGCCGCGCATCCGTTCGGAGCGTCCGGCCTTCGAGCTGCACTACCCGCACATGGTTGAGACCATGCGCCGTGAGGCTCACACCGGCCACCACGACCCGCGCTCCGAGGCGACCACCCCGGGCGAGACCGATGGTCGTGCCGTGCGCACCGAGACTGAAGCGGTGACCACCGTCCGCCCGGCTGAAGGCCGCGGTCCGGCATCGGGTTCCACCAAAGTGACCGACTAG
- the nadE gene encoding ammonia-dependent NAD(+) synthetase, with amino-acid sequence MPHESDNLSENPSHDAIGATQQEIIAALGVKPFIAPAGEIARRVDFLVDYLEKTGAKGFVLGISGGQDSTLAGKLAQLAVEKAREQGREATFVAVRLPHGVQSDEDDAQLALDFIQPDRRVTVNIEPATTALAAEVAGSLDREKLGDFNKGNVKARLRMTAQYAIAGELGLLVIGTDHAAENVTGFFTKFGDGAADLVPLAGLNKRQGAQLLAHLEADKRLYEKVPTADLEEDRPALPDEEALGITYAEIDDYLEGTLIDASSAQRLEHLWTVGQHKRHLPPGPAETWWV; translated from the coding sequence ATGCCACACGAGTCCGACAATCTGTCCGAGAACCCGTCCCACGACGCGATCGGTGCTACGCAGCAAGAGATCATCGCTGCGCTCGGCGTGAAGCCGTTCATCGCACCCGCCGGCGAGATCGCCCGGCGCGTGGACTTCCTCGTCGACTACCTGGAGAAGACCGGGGCGAAAGGCTTCGTCCTCGGCATTTCGGGCGGCCAAGACTCGACGTTGGCGGGCAAGCTCGCGCAGCTTGCCGTGGAGAAAGCCCGGGAACAGGGGCGCGAGGCCACGTTCGTCGCGGTGCGCCTCCCCCACGGTGTCCAGTCAGACGAGGACGACGCGCAGCTCGCGCTCGATTTCATCCAGCCGGACCGGCGCGTCACGGTCAATATCGAACCCGCGACGACCGCGCTCGCAGCCGAAGTCGCCGGCAGCCTCGACCGCGAGAAGCTCGGCGACTTCAACAAGGGCAACGTCAAAGCCCGTCTGCGCATGACTGCCCAGTACGCGATCGCGGGCGAGCTCGGCCTCCTCGTTATCGGCACGGACCACGCGGCGGAGAACGTCACGGGATTCTTCACAAAATTCGGCGACGGTGCCGCGGACCTCGTCCCGCTCGCCGGTCTGAACAAGCGCCAAGGCGCGCAGCTCCTCGCTCACCTCGAGGCCGACAAGCGCCTCTACGAGAAGGTTCCCACCGCCGACCTCGAGGAAGACCGCCCGGCGCTTCCCGACGAGGAGGCGCTCGGCATCACCTACGCCGAGATCGACGACTACTTGGAAGGCACGCTTATCGACGCCTCCTCCGCCCAGCGCCTCGAGCACCTCTGGACGGTCGGCCAGCACAAGCGGCACCTACCACCCGGCCCGGCAGAGACCTGGTGGGTTTAG
- the nrdF gene encoding class 1b ribonucleoside-diphosphate reductase subunit beta codes for MICVTDAHEYDSYLAANEQPIKAINWNSIPDDKDLEVWDRLTGNFWLPEKIPVSNDIPSWNTLTDDEKQATMRVFTGLTLLDTIQGTVGAVSMLPDSTTPHEEAVYTNLAFMESVHAKSYSNIFMTLASTPMINDAFRWSEENENLQRKAKIIMSYYEGDDPQKRKIASVMLESFLFYSGFYLPLNWSVHSKLTNTADIIRLIIRDEAVHGYYIGYKYQRALAGESEPRKDELKEYTFDLLYDLYDNESQYTEDIYDPLGWTEDVKRFLRYNANKALNNLGYEGLFPSDETRVSPTILASLSPNADENHDFFSGSGSSYVIGKAEDTQDDDWDF; via the coding sequence ATGATCTGCGTGACTGACGCGCATGAATACGACTCGTACTTGGCCGCTAATGAGCAGCCGATCAAGGCGATCAACTGGAATTCCATTCCGGACGATAAGGACTTGGAAGTCTGGGACCGCCTGACCGGCAACTTCTGGCTGCCGGAGAAGATTCCGGTGTCCAACGACATCCCGAGCTGGAACACGCTCACCGACGACGAGAAGCAGGCGACGATGCGCGTCTTCACCGGCCTGACGCTGCTGGACACGATCCAGGGCACCGTCGGCGCCGTGTCGATGCTGCCGGATTCCACGACTCCGCATGAGGAGGCCGTGTACACCAACCTCGCCTTCATGGAGTCCGTCCACGCGAAGAGCTACTCCAATATCTTCATGACGTTGGCGTCCACCCCGATGATCAACGACGCGTTCCGCTGGTCGGAGGAGAACGAGAACCTCCAGCGCAAGGCGAAGATCATCATGAGCTACTACGAGGGCGACGACCCGCAGAAGCGCAAGATCGCCTCCGTGATGCTCGAGTCCTTCCTCTTCTACTCCGGTTTCTACCTGCCGCTGAACTGGTCGGTGCACTCCAAGCTGACCAACACCGCCGACATCATCCGCCTGATCATCCGCGACGAGGCAGTGCACGGTTACTACATCGGCTACAAGTACCAGCGCGCGCTGGCGGGGGAGAGCGAGCCGCGCAAGGACGAGCTGAAGGAGTACACCTTCGATCTGCTCTACGACCTCTACGACAACGAGAGCCAGTACACCGAGGACATTTACGATCCGTTGGGCTGGACTGAGGACGTGAAGCGCTTCCTGCGCTACAACGCGAATAAGGCGCTGAACAACTTGGGTTATGAAGGTCTGTTCCCGTCCGATGAGACCCGGGTCTCACCGACGATCCTCGCGTCCCTGTCGCCGAATGCCGACGAGAACCACGACTTCTTCTCCGGCTCCGGGTCGTCCTATGTCATCGGCAAGGCCGAGGACACCCAGGACGACGACTGGGATTTCTAA
- the nrdH gene encoding glutaredoxin-like protein NrdH codes for MSITLYTKPACVQCNATKKALDRAGLQYNTVDISMDDSARDYVMALGYLQAPVVEVDGEHWSGFRPDRIRSLAESAA; via the coding sequence ATGTCGATCACCCTTTACACCAAGCCGGCTTGCGTTCAGTGCAATGCGACGAAGAAGGCACTGGACCGCGCTGGTCTGCAGTACAACACCGTGGATATCTCCATGGACGATTCCGCGCGCGACTACGTCATGGCGCTGGGTTACCTGCAGGCCCCGGTCGTCGAGGTCGACGGCGAGCACTGGTCGGGCTTCCGCCCGGACCGCATCCGCTCCCTCGCTGAGAGCGCCGCGTAG